The Chitinophagaceae bacterium nucleotide sequence CGGTCCACTTTAGTTGGAGGTTGCGCTTCTACAGATCTTGTTTCCGGTTCGTTTTGTACAGGAGGAGTGTCATCCATCAAAGTCATATCAGTCATTTTCTGAAGTGGCTGATCAAACCCGCCTGTTTTCTTTGGCTGACTCATCACATACACACACAATGCAATTACAAGCAGCAGCATAAATCCAACGGCTTTCATTAAATTCTTCGGATATGCTCTGCGGATAGCATATGCACCATATGATTTGTTGCGATGCTCAAAGAGAATGTCTAACAGATCGGCAGTGAGAATTTGATTTGAAGTCATGGCTGCAGGTTTTCTATAGAGATGCTTCACTGAGAATAAATCCACAATCATCTTTGTAAGCCCCGTGTAAATTAAATTTCAATCAACCTGTCAACTATCTTTGCAGCCATGCGGATTTTAATGGTTTGTCTGGGAAATATTTGTCGCAGTCCATTGGCAGAAGGTGTATTGCAAAACAAAGCATGGAAAGCAGGATTAAACTGGAGTGTTGAAAGTGCAGGCACAGGTGCATGGCATGCAGGTGAGCCGCCACATCAATTAAGTGCAAAAGTGGCAAAGTTGAATGGTGTAGATATCAGCAGGCAGCGGGCAAGACAGTTTGTGAAAGAAGATTTTCTGCAATACGATTTTATTTATGTGATGGACAGCAGTAATTACATTGATGTAAAACAGATCAGTGGAAAATTATGGAAAGAAGAAAAAGTGGATCTGCTGCTGAATGAATTATATCCCGGTGAAAACAGGAATGTTCCTGATCCCTGGTATGGAAAAGAAGATGGATATCATAAAGTGTATGAGATGATTGAGAAAGCATGTGACAAGATCATTCAGAAGTATGAAGCAGGAAGTAAGAGGTAAGAAATTTACAAGAACAACAAACTATAAACAGATCAATGGCAAAGGTTAATGTATCACTACCACAAGGCACAAGAGATTTTGGAGCAGACGTTGTACGTAAACGCAATTATATTTTCACTACCATTAAAACGGTTTTTGAATTATATGGGTTTGAGCCATTAGAGACACCTGCCATGGAAAATCTTGATACATTGATGGGAAAGTATGGTGAAGAAGGTGATAAATTAATTTTCAAAATTCTGAATAATGGATTGGACAACCCTGCAAAACATCAACAGGCGAAAGAAGATTTTGAAAAAGTACTGGCAGGAAAAAATACAAGCGGACTTACTGAGCGTGCATTAAAATATGATCTTACTATTCCTTTTGCAAGATATGTGGCCATGAATCACAATCAACTAACCATGCCATTCAAGCGCTACCAGGTGCAACCGGTGTGGAGAGCTGACCGTCCGCAGAAAGGACGTTACCGTGAGTTTTATCAATGTGATGCAGATGTGGTGGGAAGCAACTCTTTATTGAATGAAGTTGAACTTGCCAATATCTATTCAACTGTTTTTGCAAAACTGGGAGTTGATGTAGATATAAAAATCAACAGCAGGAAAATACTGGCGGCGTTAGCTGAAGTATGTGGCGGTACAGAAAAGATAGTGGACATAACTGTTGCCATTGACAAGCTGGACAAGATTGGTATGGAGAAAGTAAAAGAAGAATTAACACAGCGTGGATTGAATACTGATCAAATTGCTGTTATCGAAAAATACCTGCTCATCAGCGGAACTAATGAAGAAAAATTACAGCAGATCAAATCATTGCTTGGCAAATCTGAAACAGGCAAGAAAGGAATCGAAGAAATTGAAACAATTCTGAACTATCCCCTCACGACTCAAAACTCACGACTATCAATTGATTTTACTCTTGCCCGTGGCTTAAACTATTACACCGGGATCATCTTTGAAGTAAAAGCAAACAATGTGCAGATGGGAAGCATTGGTGGCGGCGGCCGCTATGATGATTTGACTGGTTTATTCGGCGTACCCAATATTCCCGGTGTTGGTATTTCGTTTGGAGTTGACAGGATTTATGATGTAATGGAAGAATTGAAACTGTTCCCTGCAGGAGTTCATACAGGAACAAAGGTTTTATTCTTTAATCTCGGTAAAGATGAAAGTAAAAAAGCATTTGAACTGATGCAGCAACTGCGCAGCAAAGGAATCAGCTGTGAATTGTTTCATGAACAGGCAAAGTTTGATAAGCAGTTTAAATATGCTGAAAAAAAACAGATCCCTTTCATTGTCATCATCGGAACCAAAGAACTTGAAACAGCTACCTGTAATGTAAAAAACCTGCAAACAGGTGTTCAGGAAACAATTTCATTTAATGATCTGCTGAATAAATTTTTCTGATTCAATTTTGTAATCAGTTACTATTTCAAACCAATATTTCTTTTTTTGGGTTGTATGGCTGTGAATCTTTATTTTTGCCACCCTAAAAATTTCGGTCGGTGAGGTGGATGAGTGGCTGAAATCAGTAGTTTGCTAAACTGCCGTACGGGTAACTCTGTACCGCGGGTTCGAATCCCGCCCTCACCGCAAAAAAGGATAAACATTCAAATGTTTATCCTTTTTTTATTCCCTAACCTGTTCCTGTTCCCATTCAGGAAGATTCTATCAGCTGAAGCTTTTCCACTCCCTGAAAATCTGTAACTTTTAGCCTTAATCGTAAAATATGCGGCAAAACATTCCGGTATTGATCTTGCTCCCTTTCCTGAGTGCAATCATTTTGTTTTCTGTTTTCATGAACAGGCAAACCCTTTCGAAGCAACAAAATACGGTTGATTGGAAGCAAAGTCAATTTGAAGAACCTGCATTTGATAAGCGGAGAAATGAATATATGTATAACATGGTGAAAGATCCTGTTACGGGCCGTATTCCGGATGGCATTATTGAGAAGTCTTATCAGCAGGCATTGCAGGCTCCTGAGCGGAACTCTGTTTTAAGAACTGAAGATAATAATACCTATTTCCAGGGAGGAGCATTAAATGCAGGGGGACGTTCAAGAACAATCATGTATGACAAACGCTTTAACGGAAGTTCAAACCGTGTAATACTTGCAGGTTCTGTGAGCGGTGGAATTTTTCGCTCAACTGATGGAGGCAACAGCTGGACAAATGTTACCAAGCCAAACGAAATTCATAATGTTCACTGGATTGTTCAGGATACAGGTTCTGTTGCCCGAATGGATACATGGTATGCAGGCGGCGGTGAGCACTGGGGAAATACAGCAACTGAAAATGGCGCCACTTTTATGAGTGATGCGCTTTATAAATCTATTGATAATGGTGCTACATGGACAAAACTTCCGCAAGCGTTCACTACTGGTGCTGCAACTGCTTCAGGGCCTTTTTTGCTTGAACGTTTTGACCATCCATTTGACTTCGTTCACAAAATAGCCATCAACCCGCTGAATGGTCATATATATGTTGGCTGCCACAGAAGATTATTGCGCTCAACGGATGGCGGCCAGACCTGGATAGTAGTTTTTGTTGGGGCTGTTGCAGGTTTTGCTGATGGAGGTACATTTGACGTTGTAGTAAGTTCAACCGGAAGAGTTATTGTTGCTATTAATGGCGGGAACGAAGACCCTGCCATACGTGGTGTCTGGAGTTCACCCACAGGAAATGTTTCTTCATTTACAAGGTTGGCAGGCGGCTCTGTTTTAGGTGTTGACAGTGTTGATGGCTGGAGGGGTAATTCTTATGATTCAAGAACTCTTAACGGGCAGCCAAACCCTGTTCCAAAAAGAATCCTGCTGGCATTAGCTCCTTCTGATAACAACATTATGTATGTGATGTATGAAAATGGTGCTGCATTTGGAAATGACGCAGACCTTTACCATGTTAATTTAACAACTAATACCTGGACCAACAGAAGTATTAATGTCCCCGATTTTGGAGGTACGGTTGGTACATTTTCAACTCAGGAAGGATACGATATGTTTGTTGCAGTAAAACCCGATAACCCAAACTTCGTAATACTCGGAGGTGTTAACCTGTTTCGGTCAACAGACGGTTTCAGCACAACTTCCAATACAACATGGATTGGTGGATATGCAGATGCAAATCCAAATACAAATAATTTCCTTTACGTGAATCATCATCCGGACCAGCATTCAGTTGCATTCAGGTCAGACAATCCGAATGAAATGATTTCTGCACATGATGGAGGCCTTTCTTTAACAACAAATATTCTGGCAGCAACCGTGGCTTATACAATGGTACCGAATTATCAAACCTTTCAGTACTATTATGTAGCGATTGACCCGGGAACCGGACGCAACAATTTTGCAGGTGGAATGCAGGATAATGGAACATGGTTGAGAGACCGGGTGGGTATTTTGGGAACAGCAGTAAATGACAGTAACAAACACCGTTTCATTTTCCCTGCACTTTCGGGAGATGGTGGTGCAGTTGGTCTTGCAGCAAATAATGCTGGACAACAATATTTATACGGCTCATCTCAACTGGGAACGATCAGGAGAATAAGCCTGCCAACTATAAATGTCGGCACTTCAATCAGGCCAGCAGGATTAACAAGTACTCCCGGAGGCGGAGCAAATGAATTTGGTGAATTTGTAACCAACTTTAAATTAAACCCAAGCAATACCAATGATCTCTATTACATAAATTTTAATCGATTATTCCGCACAACAGATGCTCCAACAGTTGACCCCAACACCTGGACAGAATTAACCGGTGTAAGCTCAGCTGTTGAACCTGCTAATAATGCAAATACAGGAATTTATATCCGTTCGCTTGCATTCAGCTGGGGAACTTACCAGGCTTCGCATGTGATGTATATTGGCACAACTGACGGAAGAGTTTTCAGACTAGATGACCCAAGAAATGCTGCCGCTTCGCAGACACCTGTTAATCTGGCAATACCGGCTCCGTTCGGTGCAAATATTCAGGACATTGCTGTTAACCCCAATAATGACAATGAAATCATGGCAGTTGTATCAAACTATGAAATCAGTAATGCAAACGTTACAAGTGTATGGTGGACCAATAATGCAAAATCTGCAACACCAACATGGGTAAATGCTGAAGGAAATATGATAACTGCAGCTTCTGTTCGCAGTTGTGCCATTGTTGTAAAAAAAGATGCCGGCAATAATCCTGTAACTGAATACTATATCGGCACTTCTGTTGGATTATTCAGTGTTGTAGATAATACACCTGCAACTCCTCCTGTATTTACAACCTGGTTCCGTGAAGTAGGAACCACATTAAACCTTCCCATTGTGCAATCACTTGCTTACCGTCCTGTTGATAATGTACTGTTGGTTGGCACGCATGGTAATGGTATGTACTTCGCCTATCTCGGCACACCTAACTATACACCCAACCAGGCAACAGGAATCAATGATCCCATACTGAATGATAAAAACTTCATCAGTAAAATTTACCCAACTGTAAGCAGCAGCAGGGTTGATTATCAAACAGGCAACAGGTATACGATTAAAACTATCAGTATACAATTGCTGAATGCAAATGGGCAGATAGTTTATAAAAATGCAGGAGCTTACCAGAATGGATCTGTTGATATCAGCAAACTGGCAAAGGGAGTTTATGTATTATCAATCATCAGTGACGACCGGAAATACAAATACCTGCAAAAAATAATTAAACAGTAATTGATTTAAGCAACTGTAACAAAACCCTCTGATTGGAGGGTTTTGTTCTTTAACAGGTTTTTAGATGTAGTTTACTCACAAATTTCATCTGAGTAATAAACAGTATTGATATGTTATGTAAAATATTCCCGTTGATTTGTTTCCTGTTTGCAGGAAACATAGCGGTTTCTCAAACAGCACCCGTTAAAAAAATTATTGCTTACCGGCAATCCGTTATCCCGGGTAAAAAACCTGCACCCGAGGAAACAGTAAAAAAAAATGAACAGCTTTCTTTGTATGCAGAAATTGTAAAAAGCAAAAAAATAAAGTTCAGTGGTATCTGGATTGATAATGAGTATTATCTTTTTACGCTGAAAAAAGTTACAAAGACTCCCGTTGAAAAGTCCACAGGTGACGGAGGAGGAAAATTTATTGCCGTTCCAAAAACGGCGAATGATGTATACGAAATTGTTTTAGGCAAAAAACAGGAGCCTGCCCCAAGACCTGGAACAATGCTCGGAAATAATTTGCAGAATAATGAAGTAGTGTTGTACTACAGCTATAATGGCAAACAATATTTCGCCCTGCTGAAAAAAATAAAACAACTGGAAACAATTTCTCTGATGTAAGATCAGGATATCCTTTCAAAAATTACAGCGGCACCCTGTCCTACACCAACGCACATGGTTGCCAATCCGTATTTACTTTTCCTGCGTTTCATTTCATGAAGCAATGTAGTAGAGATGCGAACACCGCTGCATCCAAGTGGATGACCTAAAGCAATTGCCCCGCCGTTTACATTTACTTTTTCAAGATCAAGGCTTAACTCATGAATGCAGGCAATGCTTTGTGATGCAAACGCTTCATTCAATTCAATTAAATCAAGATCACTAACGGTAAGACCTGCCCGCTGCAATGCTTTGATTGTTGCAGGTACCGGGCCAATCCCCATAATGGAAGGATCAACACCCGCCACTGCCATTGATTTAATCATGGCAACCGGTTTCAGATTATATTTTAAAACAGCTTCTTCACTTGCCAGCAACATTGCAGCCGCTCCATCATTAATTCCGCTTGAGTTACCAGCTGTAACTGTTCCATCTCTTACAAATGCAGGTTTCAGTTTGGCTAATTGATCAATAGTGGTTTCACGGGGGTGCTCATCTGTATCAACAATAATCATCTGTTTTCCCTGTATTGCATCAACAGGAATAATTTCATCTGCCCATTTTCCGGCACTTAATGCAGCAAAATACCTTTCCTGGCTTTGTACTGCAAACTCATCCTGTGCAATTCGGGAAAGGTTCCATTGCTTCGCTACATTCTCTGCTGTTTCACCCATACTGAAAGGATGATAGAGTTCAGACAGTCTTGAGTTGATAAAACGCCAGCCTAGTGTGGTGTCCTGCAATACTGCATCTCGCCCATAAGCAGAAGATGTTTTACTCAACACAAACGGTGCCCTGCTCATGCTCTCCACGCCACCGGCTATATAAATATCACCATCACCACAGGCAATTGCTCTTGATGCATCCATGATTGCCTGCAAACCGCTTGCACATAACCTGTTCACTGTATTGCCTGCAACAGTTACCGGTAAGCCTGCAAGCAAAGCTGCCATGCGGGCCACATTGCGATTATCTTCACCGCTTTGATTTGCAGCACCTGCAATGACATCTTCAATTGCATTTACATCAATAGAACCATTGCGGTGAATCAATGCTTTAATGACATGGGCCAGCAAATCATCCGGACGTACAGAAGCTAAAACTCCACCATATTTTCCAATAGGCGTTCGCAGAGAATCGATGATATAGACAGGTTTCATATAAAAGTGTAAAGTTCAAAAGTAAAGAACTCGTTCCAATCGGCTGATGGTTTGTACCTTTGGCGACATGAAAGTAGCGAACGAGCGAAATATCCGTCACTTAAGTCTTGAAGAAATCAATACCTTCTTCGAAAGCATTGGCGAAAAGAAATTCAGAGCAAAACAGGTACATGAATGGCTCTGGCAGAAACATGCCCATAGTTTTGGGGACATGACCAACCTCAGCAAAGAACTCCGCCAAAAGCTGGGTGAAGTTTTCACACTTCCTGCATTAACAGTTGACGCCACACAATACTCTTCAGATGGAACGGTGAAATCAAGATTCCGTACACATGAAGGGCATTTAATTGAAGGGGTATTAATTCCAACAGATGAACGCAAGACAGCTTGCGTGTCTTCGCAAATTGGCTGTTCTTTAAGCTGTAAGTTTTGTGCTACCGGTTATATCGACCGTAAACGTAACCTCAACTTCGATGAAATTTATGATGAAGTAGTTCTCATCAACCAGCAAAGTGAAAAAGTATATGAAAAGAAGCTGACGAATATTGTGTTCATGGGAATGGGTGAGCCACTGTTGAATTATAAAAATGTAATGAAGGCAATAGAACGCATTACCTCTCCTGATGGTTTAGGTATGAGCCCAAGACGCATTACTGTTTCAACGGCTGGCGTTGCCAAGCAGATCAAACAGTTGGGTGACGATGAAGTAAAATTCAAACTGGCTTTATCCCTTCATGCAGCAAATGATTTAAAGCGCCATGAAATTATGCCGGTAAATGATACCAACAATATCAAATCACTGATTGACGCATTGAATCATTTCTATAAAAAAACAGGCAATGAAATTACGTTTGAATATATTCTGTTCAAAGATTTCAACGACAGTTTAAAAGATGCAGATGAGTTGATTAAGCTTTACCGACAGGTTCCTGCCGACTTAATCAACATCATTGAATACAACCCAATTGATTTGGCATCATTTCAAAAACCAGATGAAGAAGTAACCAACAGATTCATGGCTTACCTTGAAAAACACAAAGTGAACGCAAGGTTAAGAAGAAGCCGTGGAAAAGATATTGATGCGGCCTGCGGACAGTTGGCGAATAAAGAAGTTTTAAGTGATAAGTCGTAGGTACTAAGTTTTATAATTTTCAACTCATCTGTTTATAACAGTTTCATTAATCCCTGCAAAGGATAAAGTCCAGCACTTCAAACATACTATTGCCTTGGTCTGCCACCTGCGCTACCTCCATTTCGAACCGGTGTTCCTCGCCGCCCACCGTCTTGTGATTGACCGAACTTACGTGGATAATACGCAATGGTCAACATATAAAACTGTTGCAGCCCATTGGTTACTGTTGTTGTGATTGTGTTACTACCTGAGCCGATGGTAATGTTTTTGTTTTGCCTTAAAATATCCATTGCTGAAAACTTCGCTTCCAGCTGTTTGCCTTTAAAAAAGCGATAGCTGAGAAAAGCATTCCAGAGTGCCGAGCTTTGTTTGGTGGTATTATTCTTTACATAATTCATCGTATTACTTAAAGTCAGGTCTTTTGGATAATGAAGGTTAATATTTGCAGCAGTTATATAGTTTGTGTTTTTAAACGAACGCAGATTTTTGCCGGTTTGTATGCTGTTACTCATATTAATACCCTGTGATATGGAGAAGTTTACAATTTCACCCAGAGCAAAATAAATACGCACCGTGTTATTAAGATTTTGAATACGGGAAACAGAAAAGATATCATCAATATAATTTGGAGAACGGCTGTTGTTAAGTGATCCGTTATAAGAAAATTGCAATACGTTCTTTTTAAGGCGGATGGAGGTATTGAAATTACCGCCAATGCTCCAGTTCTTTCTTCCATCAATATTAATGAGATAAATATTTCGCCGTCCAAGTGTATCGTAAAAACTGCTGTCGGCAACATCAGCTTTCACGGCAGCAAAATTTCCGTTCAGGTTAAAATTAATATCGGCTTTTTTATTCCTGTTGCCACTCCTGCCGTAAGCAAAGTTAAATCCAAAGTTATTCGAGCTGGAAGGCTTCAGGAACTCATTACCATAATTGAAAGAATAAAGGTTTGCACTGTCAATGATAGGAAACAACTGATCAAGTCCCGGAATAGAATAATTCTTTGAGTGAGAAACGCCTGCATTGATGTTAAACCCATTTACTTTCTGGTAATAATAGCTAAGGTTGGTGTTTGGTGTAAAGAATGAAAAATCTCTGCTTAAATCCCGCTTGCTGAAATTCGATTGATCTTTCTCCCGTAAAAACTGTGCACCCAGGTTAGTAGAAACGGTAAAGGCACGATAGTAACGGTTTGACAATCTTTTTGGAAATGTTTTAGATATATTAAGAGCAGGTTCCTCGCTTACCCTGTTGTGCTTGTGCAGGTTGGTAATTGTTGTATTGGGCATATAGATCTTGCCGATAGAATCGAAATCGCTTACGTTATAGGTAAGATCAGATTGACTGAAGGCAAGATTGTTTGTAAGCCTGATATTAATATTCCAGAGATTATTACTGCCAAACAGCAGGCGTTTTAACGCATTGTATGTAACATTCACCGAGTTGTTCCAATTGCTGGAGTTGGTGTTATAAAGGCGGTTAAAAGATGTGTTTCTTGTGGGGTCCTCAAAGGATTCAAAATTACTTAAGCTGTTACGTATGTTTTCGCTTTCGCTATAGTTTGTATTATACCTCAGTGAAAAACTTTTCAGGTTTCTTTCATCGCTATCCTTGTTTAAAAAATTAGCGCTCAAATTTATGTTGCGGTTCTTTGTTTCCGATTCTGACGATTCGTTGCTGTTGCTTACTATTCCTGAGCCTTCTCTTTCTGTAATTGTTGATCCAGATGAACTGCCTGTGCCCCGGTTGTCAGTTATTGATGCACGGAAATTCATATCCCTGTCTACATCCCTTTTATTATAACTGATTGCCAGAGTTTTTGCATCATTTTCCTGTGTTGAATTTCTCACGGATGATTTAAAAAACGAGCTGCCGCCTGTGCCGGTAATTGCATCTGACTGTGAATTAATATTGTTGATACTGCCCCTGCCGCTTAAATCTAAACTCAATTCATTGTTGCGTTGATTGTTTGTTGTTTCTATAAAACTGTGCTGTACATTTGCTCCAAGGAAATATATTTTGCTGATGCCCCGGCCGCCAAAATTGGCCACATACCTGTTGCGTGGATTCATAGTGCGGAATGTAGTTTCTCCCAGCAGTGATTGCAAACCTTCAACATTCTTATTGATGTTATTGAAGGCACCTCCAAGACCAAGTCGTGTTTTTTTATTAAAGGCCTGCAAACCAAAATCGACTTCAAATCTTTTATCAGTACCCATACCTGCTTCTGCTTTTCCAAAGTAACAGGTTTTCTTATCAGCTTTCAGCTTAATATTCATGGTCAGCAACGAATCAGATGGGGTTCGTTCAGCTGCAGTTTTCGTTCTGTCTTCTTCTGTATAAACCTGTATTTTGTCAATGGCATTCTTCGGAAGATTTTGTGTGGCAATAGCAGGATCATTCCCAAAAAAAGGGTTCCCATCTACATACACATTGGTTACTTTTTTACCATTGACCGTTACAGTGCCATCACCCCAAAGTGTAATTCCCGGCACTTTGCGTAACATATCTTCCACTACTGCATTTGAATCGAGTTTAAACGCTGCCGGATTTATTTCCAATGTATCGCCATTCATACGTATGGGTAACACGGCTTCTATCACAATTTCACCAAGGCTTTTAAAATTAGTGCCAAGTTGTATTGAACCAAAATTGTAAGATGGGTTTACACTGTCGAGCTTAATCGTTTTTGAAAATGATTTGTAACCAGACGAGGTAAGGCTTATCAGTAAGGGAACATTCAAAGGCATTTTATCAAAACTAAATTCACCCGATGGATTTGTCAGCCTGTAATTGAGCAGAGTGGAATCGCTTTTTTTATATACAAGTACAGTTACAGATTCAAGTGCGTACTCATTTGCAGAATCTTTTACTACTCCGGTAATAGTACCTGTGCCTTCGGTTTTTTCCTGTGAAAAAACAAAGAAAGGTAACAGCAGTAATAGAATGGTTGCTAATTTCATTTGGTTTTGGTCGATGGTTTCAGGATGATGATAACAGGGTTTGATGTGGACTTGCTCTTTTCAAAATATTCTTTCACTAAAACTGTATATACAGGATTTCGATGTTGTTCAGCATCCTTCGACCGAAACATAGCGTCTGAGGAAATACTGCTGTACAACGCTGTTTTATCATAGTACTGAATTCCCCAGCCCATTACCGGCAGGTATGCATTGCTGCTGTCGGGAGATATTCTGTTAATGTTGTAAAAGCGGTTGCTGTTTCTGTCGAAAATAAAACGACGGTCACGTTTTTGATAATCAAGAGAGAAAAATAAATAGTTGTTAACGGGTACCAGGCCATTGATTCGCCATACATATCCCGGGTTTATCCGCTTATATTCACGCAATTCGTTTCTGGAACTGAATTCTTTTGTGAAAAAAGTTTTGGGAACTGTATTTTCAAATGGGAGCACAAAGTTATAAAGGATTGTTGCGCTGTCGGGAGTTAACTGGTAAATGGAATAATTGTAAGGCCGGGAAAAGAGCAAAGTACCTGGCTGGCCTGTATTGTAAAACTCAATGTTTCCGGGATCAGATAAATAAGATGAGTTCCGTTTTGCATAAGGAAAATAGGCTCTTAGTGTTTTACTGCCATTCGATATTTTTAATTCAAAGTCCACTGAATCTTTTGCATTCTTATCTTCAAGCACAACACTGTAAGCCCATTGATCAGGAGCCAGGTAATGGGGGTTGGTCATTGAAATAGCAAATCCTTTGATTTCTGTAATTTGCTCACTCTGGATATCGGCAAGACCGTAAAGAACCGATCTTCCAAATTTCATACTGTTTTTTGAAAAAGGATTACGTACCAATTCATCCCTCTCCTGCTCAGTTGGGCGGAAGTTTTTTATTTATCTGTAAAAGATAGAGTGCATTCTCCTTTTCCATCAACTGCATGGAAGCAACTGTATATTTATCGTCCTTATATTTTTTATAAACTTACCTGATCTGTCGAAAAAATACAAACCCTGTGTATCGTAGTCAAAAATGATAAAATACTGATCTGTTACCACCAGCCTGCTTATCTGTCCAAACAGGCTTTGCCGGGTAGTTTCCAGGGGTATATAACTGATGCTTTCGAAAACTCTTGATGCAGGAGCACCGATTGTTGAATTTGGATCGAAATAAAGGGTTTGAGCGGATTGTCCGGCTGCCAGGCTGGCCATCAATAAAAATAAGGCAGCGAATATATTTCTCATAGATCAGTTTGACGATTTGTTTAAAGATTCCCTGCAAGATAATTTCTGAAATTTGAGGCAATGCTGTGTCAATGGATGAACGGTTGCCCGACGGTTTGACCAGTATTGAAAATTA carries:
- a CDS encoding 6-bladed beta-propeller, with the translated sequence MRNIFAALFLLMASLAAGQSAQTLYFDPNSTIGAPASRVFESISYIPLETTRQSLFGQISRLVVTDQYFIIFDYDTQGLYFFDRSGKFIKNIRTINIQLLPCS
- a CDS encoding 6-bladed beta-propeller, producing MKFGRSVLYGLADIQSEQITEIKGFAISMTNPHYLAPDQWAYSVVLEDKNAKDSVDFELKISNGSKTLRAYFPYAKRNSSYLSDPGNIEFYNTGQPGTLLFSRPYNYSIYQLTPDSATILYNFVLPFENTVPKTFFTKEFSSRNELREYKRINPGYVWRINGLVPVNNYLFFSLDYQKRDRRFIFDRNSNRFYNINRISPDSSNAYLPVMGWGIQYYDKTALYSSISSDAMFRSKDAEQHRNPVYTVLVKEYFEKSKSTSNPVIIILKPSTKTK
- a CDS encoding outer membrane beta-barrel protein; protein product: MKLATILLLLLPFFVFSQEKTEGTGTITGVVKDSANEYALESVTVLVYKKSDSTLLNYRLTNPSGEFSFDKMPLNVPLLISLTSSGYKSFSKTIKLDSVNPSYNFGSIQLGTNFKSLGEIVIEAVLPIRMNGDTLEINPAAFKLDSNAVVEDMLRKVPGITLWGDGTVTVNGKKVTNVYVDGNPFFGNDPAIATQNLPKNAIDKIQVYTEEDRTKTAAERTPSDSLLTMNIKLKADKKTCYFGKAEAGMGTDKRFEVDFGLQAFNKKTRLGLGGAFNNINKNVEGLQSLLGETTFRTMNPRNRYVANFGGRGISKIYFLGANVQHSFIETTNNQRNNELSLDLSGRGSINNINSQSDAITGTGGSSFFKSSVRNSTQENDAKTLAISYNKRDVDRDMNFRASITDNRGTGSSSGSTITEREGSGIVSNSNESSESETKNRNINLSANFLNKDSDERNLKSFSLRYNTNYSESENIRNSLSNFESFEDPTRNTSFNRLYNTNSSNWNNSVNVTYNALKRLLFGSNNLWNINIRLTNNLAFSQSDLTYNVSDFDSIGKIYMPNTTITNLHKHNRVSEEPALNISKTFPKRLSNRYYRAFTVSTNLGAQFLREKDQSNFSKRDLSRDFSFFTPNTNLSYYYQKVNGFNINAGVSHSKNYSIPGLDQLFPIIDSANLYSFNYGNEFLKPSSSNNFGFNFAYGRSGNRNKKADINFNLNGNFAAVKADVADSSFYDTLGRRNIYLINIDGRKNWSIGGNFNTSIRLKKNVLQFSYNGSLNNSRSPNYIDDIFSVSRIQNLNNTVRIYFALGEIVNFSISQGINMSNSIQTGKNLRSFKNTNYITAANINLHYPKDLTLSNTMNYVKNNTTKQSSALWNAFLSYRFFKGKQLEAKFSAMDILRQNKNITIGSGSNTITTTVTNGLQQFYMLTIAYYPRKFGQSQDGGRRGTPVRNGGSAGGRPRQ